In Oscarella lobularis chromosome 18, ooOscLobu1.1, whole genome shotgun sequence, the following proteins share a genomic window:
- the LOC136198122 gene encoding uncharacterized protein produces MTTCGTTQTKRKEPCWIDPTPRKESVRRREQSFSAKLFCEQAHVCRDRVFRSSSSSGRPRTASAARRSLRQATGGDFGAFRNSPRFFAKDRAPKRRSQRDAVARRSLRLGARWRALMGSLSAAPPLAEKRRRSPVKAEQNGGSSRRATSTKMETRRNICQQPTDSGPRPLERLQRRDDDERR; encoded by the exons ATGACCACGTGTGGAACGACTcagacgaaaagaaaggaacCTTGTTGGATTGATCCAACGCCACGTAAAGAgagcgttcgacgacgagaacaa TCATTCTCGGCCAAACTTTTCTGCGAGCAGGCTCATGTCTGCCGTGACCGCgtttttcgttcgtcgtcgtcttcggggCGGCCGAGAACGGCCTCTGCCGCGAGGCGGAGCCTTCGACAAGCAACGGGCGGGGATTTCGGCGCCTTCCG aaacTCCCCGCGattcttcgcgaaggatCGCGCcccgaagcgacgaagccAGCGCGACGCGGTCGCACGCCG atCGTTGCGCCTCGGCGCGCGATGGCGTGCCTTGATGGGATCGCTCAGCGCGGCGCCTCCGCTCGCCG aaaagcgacggcgatcccCCGTCAAAGCCGAGCAAAACGGCggatcgtcgcgccgcgcgacatcgacgaag ATGGAGACACGGAGAAACATCTGTCAACAGCCGACCGACAGCGGGCCGCGCCCACTTGAAAG GCTgcaacgacgcgacgatgacgaaagacgatga
- the LOC136198228 gene encoding proteasomal ubiquitin receptor ADRM1-A-like, with translation MALFASSRGSGAASRHYVEFRAGKMTLKNRTLTADTRKGQVFVWRAPNEGFIHFCWKDRTTGRQEDDLYIFPDDAEFKRIDQCKTGRVYVLKFKTSNRRLFFWLQEPKTDKDDLYSRKINDAINNPEVAMSGGGDSRMPFDQLPPGLASHLGENQLAGLMNGMDRQQLMQLFGFSGGHHPSDSAAHSDVTEPSRGLLESGQGDEEERDDPEDPEEDVEPMIASDSTPAKVEEAKPSEENEATATDAPLQLPDMKTLLENMQRAGRDEIQPEIAHILSSETTVPLLQDQVTYERVRSLQPEGLIESQEASAEDLSSPQFQQAVRVFSSAFETGQLAPLVAQFGLPESATQSASIGDMIGFLTHLQEGFEQHDNPKDEEID, from the exons ATGGCTTTGTTTGCGTCCTCGCGCGGATCTGGCGCCGCATCGCGACACTACGTCGAGTTTCGAGCGGGAAAGATGACGCTGAAAAACCGCACACTTACGGCAGACACGCGCAAAGGCCAAGTCTTCGTTTGGCGCGCACCGAACGAAGGATTCATTCACTTCTGTTGGAAAGACAGGACAACGGGCCGTCAAGAAGAC GATTTATACATTTTtcccgacgacgccgagttCAAACGAATCGATCAATGCAAAACGGGACGTGTCTACGTGCTCAAATTCAAAACGTCGAATCGGAGACTCTTCTTTTGGCTTCAG GAACCAAAGACAGATAAAGATGATCTGTATAGCCGAAAAATCAACGACGCTATCAATAACCCGGAAGTTGCAATGTCCGGTGGAGGGGACAGTCGAATGCCCTTCGATCAATTGCCTCCTGGTTTGGCCAGTCATTTGG GGGAGAATCAACTGGCCGGTCTAATGAACGGAATGGATCGTCAACAGTTGATGCAACTTTTTG gtTTTTCAGGTGGTCATCACCCATCAGATTCAGCTGCccattctgacgtcaccgaacCATCAAGAGGCTTACTCGAAAG TGGTCAGGGAGACGAGGAAGAACGGGATGACCCCGAAGACCcggaagaagacgtcgaaccAATGATAGCAAGCGATTCCACCCCAGCCAAAGTCGAAGAAGCCAAACCAtcggaagaaaacgaagccacAGCAACAGACGCTCCCTTACAGCTACCCGACATGAAAACCCTATTAGAAAACATGC agaggGCTGGACGAGACGAAATTCAGCCTGAAATCGCTCACATTCTCTCGTCGGAAACGACCGTGCCTCTTCTCCAAGACCAAGTGACGTATGAGCGCGTGAGATCTTTGCAGCCCGAAGGTCTCATTGAGAGCCAAGAGGCGTCAGCTGAGGACCTCAGCTCTCCTCAATTTCAACAG GCGGTTAGAGTGTTTTCTTCTGCGTTtgagactggccaattggCGCCGTTGGTGGCCCAGTTCGGTCTTCCGGAGTCTGCGACTCAATCCGCTTCAATAGGAg ACATGATTGGGTTTCTGACTCATCTCCAGGAGGGTTTCGAGCAGCACGACAATcccaaagacgaagaaattgacTGA
- the LOC136197680 gene encoding protein regulator of cytokinesis 1-like isoform X1, protein MAVSNGMGASRQDLISGMRKCVDAGLNRLDLVWEAIGLVEEQCCDRTKVVFEHVQKLFNDMVDEEELLKTRLQERVVTFRGEAMATLAELGLEPDLPLENSLALVAMEEALRTRLDALDKEKTARLRTLVRLREQEESLVEALGMEELNGRTDSPVGVPSKDFLQKLRERVENLDEEKTRRLQMYVSIQESVLHLMKELEREPQSDFEESIAGNQPESFLLSNDNIKKADELCQDLKKEFDSLEMTAMSLRNQVELMWNRLNVPQEDRDKFAQDYPGCKPAIIKRWRVELEVLEELKKQNMKEFIIAIKNELEKWWDTCMFGPEQRREDSPDVPDDEFTDRVLEAYEDKVESLRIYYEEHAQIYQKIEKRTKMWENYLRLEAKTNDPSRYKNRGGQLLKEGKERTLLKKELPKVERDLKGLLTDWQTVNQKYFIVNDVPYLDVLDADWSEFKSHKEQEKLARQKTRAAQIAEDVTYGSKTPVKRKGLATPSSAAITSAKKPKLFNTPVSASRFVHSSLRSPRVTPGVVTRSGIITRSKSKLAKTPGKGDVAAPLSRRRILGAHNDTIIISKGDRDVSVASTGSYGAFERGLNAKDRVCRSSVIPQDGEN, encoded by the exons ATGGCCGTTTCGAACGGAATGGGAGCGTCGCG GCAAGATTTGATCTCGGGGATGCGAAAATGCGTCGATGCCGGCCTAAATCGGCTCGATCTCGTCTGGGAAGCGATCGGACTCGTCGAAGAACAGTGCTGCGATCGAACAAAAGTCGTTTTCGAGCACGTTCAG AAACTTTTCAACGACAtggtcgacgaagaagaactgcTCAAAACTCGTCTCCAAGAGCGCGTAGTCACATTTCGCGGCGAAGCTATGGCTACGCTAGCCGAATTAGGCCTCGAGCCCGATctg cCGCTCGAAAACTCGCTCGCTCTCGTCGCAATGGAAGAAGCGCTTCGAACGCGACTTGACGCTTTAGATAAG GAAAAAACGGCACGCCTACGCACTCTCGTTCGACTTCGCGAACAGGAAGAGtctctcgtcgaagcgctgGGAATGGAAGAGTTGAACGGGCGAACGGATTCACCTGTCGGCGTGCCGTCGAAagattttttgcagaaacTTCGCGAACGCGTCGAGAATCTTGATGAGGAAAaa acTCGTCGATTGCAAATGTACGTTAGCATTCAAGAGTCCGTTCTTCATTTGATGAAGGAATTGGAACGAGAACCTCAAAGCGATTTCGAAGAATCGATTGCCGGAAATCAACCGGAATCGTTTCTACTTTCAAACGACAACATCAAAAAAGCCGACGAATTATGTCAAGAC TTGAAGAAGGAGTTTGATAGTCTCGAGATGACTGCAATGTCTTTAAGAAATCAAGTCGAATTGATGTGGAATCGTCTCAACGTGCCACAGGAGGATCGCGACAAGTTTGCTCAAGACTATCCCGGATGCAAACCGGCAATAATCAAAAGA tgGAGAGTTGAACTGGAAGTCTTGGAGGAATTGAAGAAACAGAATATGAAGGAATTCATTATAGCCATAAA AAATGAATTGGAGAAATGGTGGGACACGTGTATGTTTGGACCGGAACAGAGACGAGAAGATAGCCCGGATGTACCAGACG atgagTTTACGGATCGAGTTCTTGAAGCTTATGAGGACAAAGTCGAGAGTCTTCGAATTTATTACGAGGAGCATGCGCAGATTTAtcagaaaattgaaaaacggACGAAAATGTGGGAAAACTATCTCAGACTCGAg GCTAAAACGAATGATCCTAGTAGATATAAAAATCGTGGTGGACAGCTTTTGAAAGAGGGAAAGGAGAGAACTCTTCTCAAAAAAGAACTTCCAAAA gttGAGAGGGATTTGAAGGGTTTGTTGACGGATTGGCAGACGGTGaatcaaaaatatttcattgTGAATGACGTCCCGTATTTGGACGTCCTGGACGCCGATTGGTCGGAATTCAAATCTCACAAAGAACAGGAAAAACTTGCGAGA CAGAAAACGCGCGCCGCTCAAATCGCGGAAGACGTCACATACGGGAGCAAAACTCCCGTCAAACGAAAGGGACTGGCAACTCCATCATCGGCGGCAATAACATCGGCAAAAAAACCAAAATTG ttcAATACGCCGGTTTCTGCGAGCCGGTTTGTTCATTCTAGTCTAAGATCGCCTAGAGTGACGCCGGGAGTTGTAACGCGTTCCGGAATTATAACGCGTTCAAAATCGAAATTGGCAAAG ACTCCCGGAAAGGGGGATGTTGCCGCTCCCTtatcgcgtcgtcgcataCTGGGGGCCCACAATGACACGATTATCATTTCCAAGGGGGATCGCGACGTTTCTGTGGCATCTACTGGCTCCTATGGCGCGTTTGAG CGCGGTTTGAATGCAAAGGATAGGGTTTGTCGAAGTAGTGTTATACCGCAAGATGGGGAGAACTGA
- the LOC136198120 gene encoding uncharacterized protein, which produces MTNHAEVDNPGHTMEQEPKVVSTVLSHESFRDLWGIAVLENGTICVADRGNHCIWSIDPTSDEVSAFAGVPGAPGYHEYSNRLARFNCPIGLAVLGSRLFVADAKNNRIRSINNGIVSTVAGNGIGKEEDGECLTEAQFKYPCGIAVRDNESILVSSNFGRTIREINVEEKQVRTLARASLWWQLPASHGVETLQEMGQDYNELEFDPPQLAVGTDGCAYVIEQKIEKKFIKKIIDQKVATMRTDFIRGFNKLSGVATDLDGNVYFCGRSNDICMCREEDNVQRVLCKTETKDYPHHLFFDKKSGYLYFTTSSSVHKIFLGRLSKPLWDTKLSNALSKLINNKDMCAAEDFAVFIIEGERLEVIAKSILCIRSEYFNFLLSGERPRPILIKDATYESFHAVITFLITGSLDFDDYCDHVLDIYVLADRFLIHSLCYHSLLFLAKRMSVEDALECLSLAHNYNFGDLKRVCSNLIVENFSGEKALEYLSLAETYELSYLRKTLLDLVVQNYKTVHFRGGLGNLSTEILEELRTRLS; this is translated from the exons ATGACTAACCATGCTGAAGTTGATAATCCGGGACACACAATGGAACAAGAAC CTAAAGTCGtttcaactgttctttcccaCGAATCGTTCCGAGATCTGTGGGGAATCGCCGTGTTGGAGAACGGCACGATTTGCGTCGCAGATCGAGGAAATCATTGCATTTGGAGCATCGACCCCACATCGGACGAGGTTTCCGCGTTTGCCGGCGTTCCCGGAGCGCCCGGCTATCACGAATACTCAAATCGACTCGCAAGATTCAACTGTCCAATCGGTCTCGCCGTCTTGGGCTCGCGTCTTTTCGTCGCAGACGCGAAAAacaatcgaattcgaagc ATAAACAACGGAATCGTCTCCACAGTAGCAGGCAACGGAattggaaaagaagaagacggtgAATGCCTCACTGAAGCTCAATTTAAGTATCCATGCGGAATAGCGGTAAGAGATAATGAAAGCATCTTGGTCTCTTCCAACTTTGGGCGTACAATACGTGAAATTAATGTTGAGGAGAAACAGGTTAGAACGTTAGCAAGAGCGTCACTCTGGTGGCAGCTTCCTGCTTCTCATGGGGTGGAGACCCTTCAGGAAATGGGTCAGGATTACAATGAATTGGAATTTGACCCACCTCAGTTGGCTGTGGGGACAGACGGGTGTGCGTATGTGATTGAACAGAAGATTGAAAAGAAGTTCATAAAGAAAATCATAGATCAAAAAGTCGCAACGATGAGAACGGATTTTATTAGGGGTTTTAATAAACTTTCGGGTGTTGCTACGGATTTGGATGGAAACGTCTATTTTTGCGGTCGATCGAATGACATTTGTATGTGTCGAGAAGAGGATAACGTTCAACGCGTTTTGTGTAAAACGGAAACGAAGGATTATCCTCATCATCTATTTTTTGATAAAAAGTCAGGATATCTCTATTTCACAACGAGTTCTTCTGTTCATAAAATCTTCTTGGGGCGTCTTTCTAAGCCTTTGTGGGATACTAAATTATCAAATGCCCTCAGTAAATTGATTAACAATAAGGACATGTGTGCCGCCGAAGATTTCGCCGTTTTTATTATTGAAGGAGAGCGTCTTGAAGTGATAGCTAAATCAATTCTTTGCATTCGCTCCGAATATTTCAACTTTTTGTTATCAGGTGAACGTCCAAGACCAATTCTCATCAAAGATGCTACCTATGAATCGTTCCACGCTGTCATCACGTTTCTTATTACGGGGAGCTTAGATTTTGATGACTATTGTGATCACGTGTTGGATATTTACGTCTTGGCGGACCGTTTTTTGATACATAGTCTTTGTTATCACAGTCTGCTGTTTCTCGCCAAAAGAATGTCAGTAGAAGACGCCTTGGAGTGTCTGTCTTTGGCTCATAACTATAATTTCGGTGATCTTAAAAGAGTCTGTTCGAATTTGATTGTAGAAAACTTTTCTGGCGAAAAAGCTTTGGAGTATCTGTCTTTGGCTGAGACCTACGAGCTCTCTTATCTCAGAAAAACGTTGTTGGATCTTGTTGTACAGAATTACAAAACAGTGCATTTTCGTGGGGGGCTTGGAAATCTGAGCACGGAAATACTTGAGGAACTCAGGACCCGCCTCAGTTAA
- the LOC136197682 gene encoding proteasome subunit alpha type-1-like: MSTVGLLTFLFHCVSRIINFSMSLFRNQYDSDVSVWSPQGRIHQIEYAMEAVKQGAATVGLKSKTHAVVVAIKRAASELSVYQKKIYPIDDHVGISIAGLASDGRLLSKFMRVECLNAKFAYSTQLPISRLVASVGSKLHNPTMFYGGRPYGVGLLVAGYDDTGPYIYQTCPSANYYDCKAMAIGSRSQSGRTYLERHLGAFSEASLEELIVHGLRALNETLPSESELSNKNCSIGIVGKDQPFKILEDDDVAPYLDQMKKDIADQAAAQEEEAMVADEGEPQGGDGEPMA; this comes from the exons ATGAGTACGGTAGGCTTGCTTACGTTCTTGTTCCATTGTGTGTCCCGGATTATCAACTTCAGCATG AGCCTCTTTCGAAATCAGTACGACAGCGACGTTAGCGTCTGGAGTCCCCAG GGCCGTATCCATCAAATCGAGTACGCAATGGAGGCAGTAAAGCAA GGAGCAGCCACTGTGGGATTGAAATCGAAGACACAcgcagtcgttgtagcaATCAAG CGAGCTGCTTCTGAATTATCCGTCTATCAAAAAAAGATTTATCCCATTGATGATCACGTGGGAATATCCATAGCCGGTCTAGCATCCGATGGGCGACTGCTTAG TAAATTCATGAGGGTCGAGTGTCTCAATGCCAAGTTTGCCTATTCGACACAATTGCCTATATCGCGACTTGTGGCCTCTGTTGGAAGCa AACTTCACAATCCGACTATGTTCTATGGGGGAAGACCCTACGGAGTTGGGCTTCTCGTAGCAGgctatgac GATACGGGGCCTTATATCTATCAAACGTGTCCTTCAGCGAACTATTATGACTGCAAGGCAATGGCTATTGGGTCTCGATCTCAA TCTGGACGAACTTACTTGGAGAGGCATCTTGGCGCGTTTTCTGAGG CCTCTTTGGAGGAACTCATTGTTCATGGTTTGAGGGCTTTGAATGAGACTCTACCAAGTGAATCGGAGCTGTCCAATAAA AATTGCTCTATTGGAATAGTTGGAAAAGATCAGCCGTTCAAGATTTTGGAAGATGACGATGTAGCGCCTTAT cttgatcaaatgaaaaaagaCATTGCTGATCAAGCTGCAGCTCAAGAGGAAGAAGCAAtg GTGGCTGATGAAGGAGAACCTCAG GGTGGCGATGGAGAGCCAATGGcataa
- the LOC136197680 gene encoding protein regulator of cytokinesis 1-like isoform X2: MAVSNGMGASRQDLISGMRKCVDAGLNRLDLVWEAIGLVEEQCCDRTKVVFEHVQKLFNDMVDEEELLKTRLQERVVTFRGEAMATLAELGLEPDLPLENSLALVAMEEALRTRLDALDKEKTARLRTLVRLREQEESLVEALGMEELNGRTDSPVGVPSKDFLQKLRERVENLDEEKTRRLQMYVSIQESVLHLMKELEREPQSDFEESIAGNQPESFLLSNDNIKKADELCQDLKKEFDSLEMTAMSLRNQVELMWNRLNVPQEDRDKFAQDYPGCKPAIIKRWRVELEVLEELKKQNMKEFIIAIKNELEKWWDTCMFGPEQRREDSPDVPDDEFTDRVLEAYEDKVESLRIYYEEHAQIYQKIEKRTKMWENYLRLEAKTNDPSRYKNRGGQLLKEGKERTLLKKELPKVERDLKGLLTDWQTVNQKYFIVNDVPYLDVLDADWSEFKSHKEQEKLARKTRAAQIAEDVTYGSKTPVKRKGLATPSSAAITSAKKPKLFNTPVSASRFVHSSLRSPRVTPGVVTRSGIITRSKSKLAKTPGKGDVAAPLSRRRILGAHNDTIIISKGDRDVSVASTGSYGAFERGLNAKDRVCRSSVIPQDGEN; encoded by the exons ATGGCCGTTTCGAACGGAATGGGAGCGTCGCG GCAAGATTTGATCTCGGGGATGCGAAAATGCGTCGATGCCGGCCTAAATCGGCTCGATCTCGTCTGGGAAGCGATCGGACTCGTCGAAGAACAGTGCTGCGATCGAACAAAAGTCGTTTTCGAGCACGTTCAG AAACTTTTCAACGACAtggtcgacgaagaagaactgcTCAAAACTCGTCTCCAAGAGCGCGTAGTCACATTTCGCGGCGAAGCTATGGCTACGCTAGCCGAATTAGGCCTCGAGCCCGATctg cCGCTCGAAAACTCGCTCGCTCTCGTCGCAATGGAAGAAGCGCTTCGAACGCGACTTGACGCTTTAGATAAG GAAAAAACGGCACGCCTACGCACTCTCGTTCGACTTCGCGAACAGGAAGAGtctctcgtcgaagcgctgGGAATGGAAGAGTTGAACGGGCGAACGGATTCACCTGTCGGCGTGCCGTCGAAagattttttgcagaaacTTCGCGAACGCGTCGAGAATCTTGATGAGGAAAaa acTCGTCGATTGCAAATGTACGTTAGCATTCAAGAGTCCGTTCTTCATTTGATGAAGGAATTGGAACGAGAACCTCAAAGCGATTTCGAAGAATCGATTGCCGGAAATCAACCGGAATCGTTTCTACTTTCAAACGACAACATCAAAAAAGCCGACGAATTATGTCAAGAC TTGAAGAAGGAGTTTGATAGTCTCGAGATGACTGCAATGTCTTTAAGAAATCAAGTCGAATTGATGTGGAATCGTCTCAACGTGCCACAGGAGGATCGCGACAAGTTTGCTCAAGACTATCCCGGATGCAAACCGGCAATAATCAAAAGA tgGAGAGTTGAACTGGAAGTCTTGGAGGAATTGAAGAAACAGAATATGAAGGAATTCATTATAGCCATAAA AAATGAATTGGAGAAATGGTGGGACACGTGTATGTTTGGACCGGAACAGAGACGAGAAGATAGCCCGGATGTACCAGACG atgagTTTACGGATCGAGTTCTTGAAGCTTATGAGGACAAAGTCGAGAGTCTTCGAATTTATTACGAGGAGCATGCGCAGATTTAtcagaaaattgaaaaacggACGAAAATGTGGGAAAACTATCTCAGACTCGAg GCTAAAACGAATGATCCTAGTAGATATAAAAATCGTGGTGGACAGCTTTTGAAAGAGGGAAAGGAGAGAACTCTTCTCAAAAAAGAACTTCCAAAA gttGAGAGGGATTTGAAGGGTTTGTTGACGGATTGGCAGACGGTGaatcaaaaatatttcattgTGAATGACGTCCCGTATTTGGACGTCCTGGACGCCGATTGGTCGGAATTCAAATCTCACAAAGAACAGGAAAAACTTGCGAGA AAAACGCGCGCCGCTCAAATCGCGGAAGACGTCACATACGGGAGCAAAACTCCCGTCAAACGAAAGGGACTGGCAACTCCATCATCGGCGGCAATAACATCGGCAAAAAAACCAAAATTG ttcAATACGCCGGTTTCTGCGAGCCGGTTTGTTCATTCTAGTCTAAGATCGCCTAGAGTGACGCCGGGAGTTGTAACGCGTTCCGGAATTATAACGCGTTCAAAATCGAAATTGGCAAAG ACTCCCGGAAAGGGGGATGTTGCCGCTCCCTtatcgcgtcgtcgcataCTGGGGGCCCACAATGACACGATTATCATTTCCAAGGGGGATCGCGACGTTTCTGTGGCATCTACTGGCTCCTATGGCGCGTTTGAG CGCGGTTTGAATGCAAAGGATAGGGTTTGTCGAAGTAGTGTTATACCGCAAGATGGGGAGAACTGA
- the LOC136198072 gene encoding ADP-ribosylhydrolase ARH3-like → MARTGRFVGCFVGSVIGDALGAHFEGSWETPTLDVVQKHTRHYLERRHPQLPYTDDTAMAKVVAESLIRCKDFDASDMARRFCDEYYGDKGRGYGFNVVTVFERWKLGSAEERPFEPAKLQFGGEGSEGNGAAMRIAPIAIFAYNDWKKAAEIASGCARLTHSHPNGITGALLQCRAVFQALHANQDESQFANAFIDDLKKHVVQESPGSVYDEKLENARKLLHQNAPPSAGDVADNLGNGVRAKNSVVTAIYAFLHACKWSMNFRDMIEFAISIGGDTDTIACMAGAIGGGFWGIEKIPKMWQENVEAVDIVSEMAEQLSDMRST, encoded by the exons ATGGCTCGAACCGGTCGTTTTGTGGGCTGTTTCGTCGGTTCGGTGATTGGAGATGCTCTCGGCGCTCATTTCGAGGGATCGTGGGAAACTCCGACTCTCGATGTCGTGCAGAAACACACAAGACACTATCTCGAGCGGAGGCACCCCCAACTGCCCTATACCGATGACACAGCCATGGCTAAGGTCGTTGCTGAGTCCTTGATTCGCTGCAAGGACTTCGACGCTTCGGATATGGCACGAAG ATTTTGTGACGAGTATTACGGGGATAAGGGTAGGGGATACGGTTTTAATGTAGTTACTGTGTTCGAACGGTGGAAATTGGGGTCCGCTGAGGAGCGGCCTTTCGAGCCGGCAAAGTTGCAGTTCGGGGGAGAAGGATCCGAGGGAAATGGAGCTGCAATGCGAATCGCTCCCATTGCAATCTTCGCTTATAACGACTGGAAAAAAGCAGCAGAG ATTGCTTCGGGATGCGCGCGGTTGACTCACTCGCATCCTAATGGAATTACTGGTGCATTGCTTCAATGTAGAGCCGTCTTTCAAGCTCTGCATGCTAACCAAGACGAGTCCCAATTCGCCAACGCGTTTATTGATGATTTGAAGAAACACGTTGTGCAAGAAAGCCCCGGTTCTGTCTATGACGAAAAATTAGAGAATGCTCGCAAGCTTCTGCATCAGAATGCCCCGCCAAGTGCTGGTGACGTGGCTGATAATCTTGGCAACGGAGTGCGCGCTAAGAATTCCGTTGTCACGGCAATCTACGCGTTTCTTCACGCCTGCAAGTGGAGTATGAATTTTCGAGATATGATCGAGTTTGCGATATCAATAGGCGGCGATACGGACACGATAGCGTGTATGGCCGGCGCAATTGGTGGCGGTTTCTGGggcattgaaaaaattccgaAAATGTGGCAAGAGAATGTCGAAGCGGTGGATATTGTGTCTGAAATGGCGGAGCAGCTAAGTGACATGCGTAGCACGTGA
- the LOC136197680 gene encoding protein regulator of cytokinesis 1-like isoform X3, which yields MAVSNGMGASRQDLISGMRKCVDAGLNRLDLVWEAIGLVEEQCCDRTKVVFEHVQKLFNDMVDEEELLKTRLQERVVTFRGEAMATLAELGLEPDLPLENSLALVAMEEALRTRLDALDKEKTARLRTLVRLREQEESLVEALGMEELNGRTDSPVGVPSKDFLQKLRERVENLDEEKTRRLQMYVSIQESVLHLMKELEREPQSDFEESIAGNQPESFLLSNDNIKKADELCQDLKKEFDSLEMTAMSLRNQVELMWNRLNVPQEDRDKFAQDYPGCKPAIIKRWRVELEVLEELKKQNMKEFIIAIKNELEKWWDTCMFGPEQRREDSPDVPDDEFTDRVLEAYEDKVESLRIYYEEHAQIYQKIEKRTKMWENYLRLEAKTNDPSRYKNRGGQLLKEGKERTLLKKELPKVERDLKGLLTDWQTVNQKYFIVNDVPYLDVLDADWSEFKSHKEQEKLARQKTRAAQIAEDVTYGSKTPVKRKGLATPSSAAITSAKKPKLTPGKGDVAAPLSRRRILGAHNDTIIISKGDRDVSVASTGSYGAFERGLNAKDRVCRSSVIPQDGEN from the exons ATGGCCGTTTCGAACGGAATGGGAGCGTCGCG GCAAGATTTGATCTCGGGGATGCGAAAATGCGTCGATGCCGGCCTAAATCGGCTCGATCTCGTCTGGGAAGCGATCGGACTCGTCGAAGAACAGTGCTGCGATCGAACAAAAGTCGTTTTCGAGCACGTTCAG AAACTTTTCAACGACAtggtcgacgaagaagaactgcTCAAAACTCGTCTCCAAGAGCGCGTAGTCACATTTCGCGGCGAAGCTATGGCTACGCTAGCCGAATTAGGCCTCGAGCCCGATctg cCGCTCGAAAACTCGCTCGCTCTCGTCGCAATGGAAGAAGCGCTTCGAACGCGACTTGACGCTTTAGATAAG GAAAAAACGGCACGCCTACGCACTCTCGTTCGACTTCGCGAACAGGAAGAGtctctcgtcgaagcgctgGGAATGGAAGAGTTGAACGGGCGAACGGATTCACCTGTCGGCGTGCCGTCGAAagattttttgcagaaacTTCGCGAACGCGTCGAGAATCTTGATGAGGAAAaa acTCGTCGATTGCAAATGTACGTTAGCATTCAAGAGTCCGTTCTTCATTTGATGAAGGAATTGGAACGAGAACCTCAAAGCGATTTCGAAGAATCGATTGCCGGAAATCAACCGGAATCGTTTCTACTTTCAAACGACAACATCAAAAAAGCCGACGAATTATGTCAAGAC TTGAAGAAGGAGTTTGATAGTCTCGAGATGACTGCAATGTCTTTAAGAAATCAAGTCGAATTGATGTGGAATCGTCTCAACGTGCCACAGGAGGATCGCGACAAGTTTGCTCAAGACTATCCCGGATGCAAACCGGCAATAATCAAAAGA tgGAGAGTTGAACTGGAAGTCTTGGAGGAATTGAAGAAACAGAATATGAAGGAATTCATTATAGCCATAAA AAATGAATTGGAGAAATGGTGGGACACGTGTATGTTTGGACCGGAACAGAGACGAGAAGATAGCCCGGATGTACCAGACG atgagTTTACGGATCGAGTTCTTGAAGCTTATGAGGACAAAGTCGAGAGTCTTCGAATTTATTACGAGGAGCATGCGCAGATTTAtcagaaaattgaaaaacggACGAAAATGTGGGAAAACTATCTCAGACTCGAg GCTAAAACGAATGATCCTAGTAGATATAAAAATCGTGGTGGACAGCTTTTGAAAGAGGGAAAGGAGAGAACTCTTCTCAAAAAAGAACTTCCAAAA gttGAGAGGGATTTGAAGGGTTTGTTGACGGATTGGCAGACGGTGaatcaaaaatatttcattgTGAATGACGTCCCGTATTTGGACGTCCTGGACGCCGATTGGTCGGAATTCAAATCTCACAAAGAACAGGAAAAACTTGCGAGA CAGAAAACGCGCGCCGCTCAAATCGCGGAAGACGTCACATACGGGAGCAAAACTCCCGTCAAACGAAAGGGACTGGCAACTCCATCATCGGCGGCAATAACATCGGCAAAAAAACCAAAATTG ACTCCCGGAAAGGGGGATGTTGCCGCTCCCTtatcgcgtcgtcgcataCTGGGGGCCCACAATGACACGATTATCATTTCCAAGGGGGATCGCGACGTTTCTGTGGCATCTACTGGCTCCTATGGCGCGTTTGAG CGCGGTTTGAATGCAAAGGATAGGGTTTGTCGAAGTAGTGTTATACCGCAAGATGGGGAGAACTGA